A region from the Bacteroidota bacterium genome encodes:
- a CDS encoding PorV/PorQ family protein: MLKKVAVFFSLMTAFSFQSFGQAGVTAVPFLQIAPDSRSSGFGEGGVAMSGRDPNTIFWNPAALYRVEEIMVAITHANWLPQLTGDLFYDYLAVTYPLGEDLGTLGMHVTYLNLGENVRTSETNQELGRFFSWEGAVGISYGFPINEDWSFGTGARFIYSRLSPVPTAGERGEGIASGFGVDLATEWHPKNLMIDAIGMDFSNKVRLGVSLSNIGPKMTYIDEDQADPLPTNFRAGVAYRWFDDEYYSLETFAEFSKLMVAKKDSVTSYPVYQAVYKAWYKDGVGEELKKANYTIGGEFVYDKFVFLRMGYFHEDEKYGNRKFMTYGVGLVYSFLNFDFSYISAFEEAHPLEGTVRVSLGLNVDRL, translated from the coding sequence ATGTTGAAAAAAGTGGCTGTGTTTTTCAGCCTGATGACGGCTTTCAGTTTTCAATCCTTCGGACAGGCCGGAGTTACGGCCGTTCCTTTCCTGCAGATTGCACCAGACAGCCGTTCAAGTGGATTTGGTGAAGGGGGAGTGGCCATGTCGGGTCGGGATCCGAACACCATTTTCTGGAATCCGGCTGCCTTATACCGGGTGGAAGAAATCATGGTTGCCATCACCCATGCCAACTGGCTTCCGCAGCTGACCGGTGATTTGTTTTACGATTATCTGGCGGTCACCTATCCGCTCGGGGAAGACCTCGGAACCCTCGGAATGCACGTGACTTATCTGAATCTCGGTGAAAACGTACGGACCAGCGAGACCAATCAGGAACTGGGACGATTTTTCTCCTGGGAAGGTGCCGTTGGTATTTCCTATGGCTTTCCGATTAATGAGGATTGGAGTTTCGGAACCGGGGCTCGGTTTATTTATTCGCGCCTGTCGCCTGTCCCTACAGCAGGTGAGCGCGGAGAGGGGATTGCTTCGGGATTTGGAGTCGATCTGGCAACTGAGTGGCATCCAAAGAATCTGATGATCGATGCCATCGGAATGGATTTTTCCAACAAAGTAAGACTGGGAGTTTCTCTGAGTAACATCGGGCCTAAAATGACCTATATCGATGAAGATCAGGCCGATCCGCTTCCTACCAATTTCAGGGCAGGAGTTGCCTACCGGTGGTTTGATGATGAGTATTATTCACTTGAAACCTTTGCTGAATTTTCGAAACTGATGGTGGCCAAGAAAGATTCGGTAACCAGTTACCCGGTTTATCAGGCGGTTTACAAGGCCTGGTACAAGGATGGTGTTGGTGAAGAATTGAAGAAGGCGAATTACACCATTGGTGGTGAATTTGTTTATGATAAGTTTGTATTTCTGCGCATGGGTTATTTTCACGAAGATGAAAAATATGGTAACCGCAAATTCATGACCTATGGGGTGGGATTGGTTTATTCTTTCCTCAATTTTGATTTCAGTTATATTTCGGCGTTTGAAGAAGCACATCCGCTCGAAGGGACGGTACGGGTTTCACTTGGCTTGAATGTAGACAGGCTCTGA
- the porU gene encoding type IX secretion system sortase PorU, with the protein MNHLIWLLLLIPALGSAQTSLYFSPDSLFKTIRAGQKFVAVVASPFLHQTPSGDLLYIHESHQIQPGTQSGWIRIGGESDSRNLAISRLGGGPGITDPGAIGFFDGKDFYLATSCQTGIRQDLQTSGLLKRQQNVSYNPVLESGRWVTARITEEGVYRITGSDLKKWGFPTDSDLRNLKVFTVSGYQPEKQGLEEIPLLLRGTEPEGFQESSEYFFYTTSASGTVWNTSQGRMTFYDDQLTSLHQVFITIGTTPGRRMQTGTVPGTQPAREVREGWKTVFINPDSENLLNTGQIWMGSRLVSNSTQAYTLRLPEYKTGTTLNFQTSVVSQYKKEQDGKITVMESGRPVITNLTTGSVISFTGYGVIATSKTSPATIPALLQDDRVMLDYQFTATGSASAWVDWLTIDYQKSLSQNKVQTDFYLRPANQETWTVSLSGFPNSNIEVLSIDDPLNPVRVSPAVVNGGEFSFNWLVTPSAPNRFWAFNTREGFRAIDKTEVFSPISLSPIIDQNPDYLIITIPAFKAEATRLLNHRKSQGWNGAVVLAGDIYSYYSGGKPNLYAIRQFLADCYTASGGGLKNVLLFGDTSFDFKNRMKKETTYNHLPTFQSPESFSEEESYATDDEYSYLLSDGLHKIGIGRLPVRTVKEADIIVSKLIRYDTESEPGDWRSLVSLVADDGLTTSTDDEDLHVSNAETVAAQIPGYLTRNKLYIVNFPTIVTSQGRRKPEAASALVRLFNSGSAVVNYSGHGNTRVWTHERVLEIAEFLPQLTNQNRLPFVITATCDFGKFDDPDLQSAAEQLVTWTPSGAVGLFTTTRVVFTNKVIGGSNNLALNYHLFRTMYKRKPDGRNPSLGEIYTETKNIFAQRSSSSSPYIFSPNVKKFSLLADPAMQLILPERNGLITKNGSVLREIDPMVVETGNQFTLNGYVAAVDGTRDSGFTGKLDVRIKSEPVRVNITDWQAIPGAIKSYQIDGPDLFRGTSTITGGDFSVTFMVPRDVLPNNLLPGRISGYLYSGNQTGVLKSPALYFISGTGHGIADSTGPTIRLYVNDPTYQPGQPVAPTGFLIADVTDESGINMTGLGIGHQLTGVLNGDQGNPIDLGPYYRSAEDDYTSGSIRFPLESLPAGPHSIEVTVWDSFNNFSRSSTRFTITGQTSLELGEVMPYPNPFSSEVRFYVPHNLSDVSLRMTAKIYTLNGLLVRTLDQTFAGSSASAFLVWDGRDSDTDEVANGLYMVRLQVTDLTGGVSRQSVLKILKNK; encoded by the coding sequence ATGAATCACCTGATCTGGCTGCTGCTATTGATCCCTGCGCTGGGTAGTGCACAAACCAGTCTTTATTTCAGCCCTGACTCCCTTTTTAAGACAATCCGTGCCGGGCAAAAGTTCGTGGCGGTTGTTGCCTCCCCTTTCCTTCACCAGACCCCTTCGGGTGATCTTTTATATATCCATGAATCCCACCAGATTCAACCTGGCACTCAGTCCGGCTGGATCCGGATTGGCGGTGAATCAGATTCACGCAATCTGGCCATCAGCCGCCTGGGCGGAGGTCCCGGGATCACTGACCCCGGTGCTATCGGATTTTTCGACGGAAAAGATTTTTATCTGGCCACATCCTGCCAGACCGGAATCCGGCAGGACTTGCAGACATCGGGCTTACTGAAGCGTCAGCAGAACGTCAGTTATAACCCGGTTCTGGAGTCGGGGCGGTGGGTCACGGCCAGAATAACCGAAGAAGGGGTGTACCGGATTACCGGCAGTGACCTGAAAAAATGGGGATTTCCAACCGATTCCGACCTGAGAAACCTGAAAGTGTTCACCGTGTCTGGTTATCAGCCCGAAAAGCAAGGACTTGAAGAAATTCCCTTGCTGCTACGAGGAACCGAGCCTGAAGGTTTTCAGGAAAGCTCGGAGTACTTCTTTTACACCACCTCCGCTTCCGGAACCGTATGGAATACCTCACAGGGACGGATGACCTTTTATGATGATCAGTTAACCAGTCTTCACCAGGTGTTTATCACCATCGGAACCACACCCGGTCGCCGGATGCAAACGGGTACTGTACCCGGCACTCAACCGGCGCGTGAAGTAAGGGAAGGTTGGAAAACCGTTTTTATCAATCCGGATTCTGAAAACCTTCTCAACACGGGGCAGATCTGGATGGGAAGCCGGCTGGTGTCGAACTCAACACAGGCCTACACCCTTCGTCTGCCCGAATACAAGACGGGCACCACGCTGAATTTTCAAACCTCGGTTGTTTCACAGTATAAGAAAGAACAGGACGGGAAAATCACAGTAATGGAGTCGGGAAGACCGGTGATTACCAATCTGACCACCGGATCGGTTATCTCATTTACCGGTTACGGGGTTATCGCCACTTCGAAAACCTCCCCTGCCACCATTCCGGCCTTGTTACAGGATGACCGGGTGATGCTGGACTATCAATTTACCGCCACAGGGTCGGCCTCGGCATGGGTTGACTGGCTGACCATTGACTATCAGAAGTCATTAAGCCAGAACAAGGTTCAGACCGATTTTTACCTGAGACCCGCTAATCAGGAAACCTGGACGGTTTCTCTGTCCGGATTTCCCAATTCAAATATTGAAGTCCTTTCAATCGATGATCCCCTCAATCCGGTCCGGGTCAGTCCGGCGGTGGTTAATGGGGGTGAATTCAGTTTTAACTGGCTGGTGACTCCTTCGGCTCCAAACCGCTTCTGGGCATTCAACACCAGAGAGGGTTTCAGGGCAATCGATAAAACAGAGGTGTTTTCTCCCATCTCTCTTTCGCCAATCATCGACCAGAATCCCGATTATCTTATCATTACCATTCCGGCTTTCAAGGCCGAAGCCACCCGTTTGCTGAATCACCGGAAGTCGCAGGGATGGAACGGAGCGGTGGTTCTTGCCGGGGACATCTATTCTTATTACTCGGGCGGAAAGCCAAACCTGTATGCGATCAGGCAGTTTCTGGCCGATTGTTACACAGCCTCTGGCGGCGGTCTGAAAAACGTGTTGCTGTTTGGAGATACCTCCTTTGACTTCAAAAACCGGATGAAAAAGGAGACCACTTACAATCATCTACCGACCTTCCAGAGTCCGGAGTCGTTCAGTGAGGAAGAGAGTTATGCCACCGATGATGAGTATTCCTACCTTTTATCAGACGGACTGCACAAGATCGGAATCGGCCGTTTGCCCGTCCGGACGGTTAAAGAAGCCGACATCATTGTTTCTAAACTGATCCGATACGATACAGAATCAGAACCGGGTGACTGGCGTTCTCTGGTCAGTCTGGTTGCCGATGATGGCCTCACCACCTCGACGGATGATGAGGACCTGCATGTTTCAAATGCAGAAACAGTAGCGGCCCAGATTCCTGGTTACCTGACGCGAAACAAACTGTACATTGTGAACTTTCCGACCATTGTTACCAGTCAGGGGCGTCGTAAACCGGAAGCGGCTTCTGCATTGGTCCGTCTGTTCAATTCAGGGTCGGCGGTGGTGAATTATTCGGGTCACGGGAATACCAGGGTCTGGACCCATGAACGTGTTCTGGAAATTGCGGAATTTTTACCTCAGCTGACGAACCAGAACCGGTTGCCGTTTGTAATCACTGCCACTTGCGATTTTGGAAAATTTGATGATCCTGACCTGCAGAGCGCAGCCGAGCAGCTGGTGACCTGGACCCCATCTGGTGCGGTGGGATTGTTCACGACCACCCGGGTGGTCTTTACCAACAAGGTTATCGGCGGATCGAACAATCTGGCTCTGAACTACCATTTGTTCAGAACCATGTACAAACGGAAACCGGATGGCAGAAATCCGAGTCTGGGAGAGATCTACACAGAAACAAAAAACATCTTCGCACAACGCAGTTCCTCTTCCTCGCCATATATCTTTTCACCAAACGTGAAAAAGTTCAGTCTTCTGGCCGACCCGGCCATGCAACTGATTTTGCCGGAACGTAATGGACTGATTACGAAAAATGGCAGTGTTCTCCGGGAAATTGATCCGATGGTGGTGGAAACCGGAAACCAGTTCACTCTGAATGGATATGTGGCTGCGGTGGATGGAACCAGAGATTCCGGGTTTACCGGTAAACTGGATGTCCGGATAAAAAGTGAACCGGTGCGTGTCAATATCACAGACTGGCAGGCGATTCCGGGTGCAATAAAATCCTATCAGATTGATGGTCCTGATTTGTTCAGAGGAACCTCAACGATTACCGGAGGTGATTTTTCGGTCACGTTTATGGTTCCAAGAGACGTGTTGCCCAATAATCTGCTGCCGGGCCGGATAAGCGGGTATCTGTACAGCGGGAATCAGACCGGAGTTCTCAAATCACCAGCCTTGTACTTCATATCTGGTACCGGTCACGGAATAGCTGACTCCACCGGTCCAACCATCCGGTTGTACGTGAACGATCCGACCTACCAACCAGGTCAGCCAGTGGCCCCGACCGGGTTTCTGATTGCGGATGTCACTGATGAATCGGGAATTAACATGACCGGATTGGGAATCGGGCATCAGCTGACGGGTGTTTTAAATGGAGATCAGGGAAATCCGATTGATCTGGGGCCCTATTACCGGTCTGCAGAAGATGATTACACCTCGGGTTCTATTCGTTTCCCGCTGGAAAGTCTGCCCGCCGGGCCGCATTCCATCGAAGTAACGGTGTGGGATTCTTTCAATAACTTTTCCCGGTCATCCACCAGGTTTACCATAACCGGGCAGACCAGTCTTGAACTGGGAGAGGTTATGCCGTATCCGAATCCGTTCAGCAGCGAAGTCAGGTTTTATGTGCCACACAACCTGAGCGATGTGTCCCTGCGCATGACAGCAAAAATTTATACCCTGAACGGATTGCTTGTCCGTACACTGGATCAGACCTTTGCAGGTTCCTCTGCATCGGCGTTTCTCGTATGGGATGGTCGGGATTCAGACACCGATGAAGTGGCGAACGGCCTTTATATGGTACGTCTGCAGGTAACCGATCTGACCGGTGGGGTTTCACGGCAATCGGTTCTGAAAATTTTAAAAAATAAATAA
- a CDS encoding histidine triad nucleotide-binding protein, with amino-acid sequence MDCLFCRIVAGEIPAKKVYEDDELLAFHDIGPKAPVHVLIIPKVHIRSLNESTDADTVLLGKLLRKAASLAEELQIAGPGYRVAINTNEDGGQSVFHLHAHLMGKRKFLWPPG; translated from the coding sequence GTGGATTGTCTGTTCTGCCGGATCGTGGCGGGTGAGATACCTGCCAAAAAGGTTTACGAGGATGATGAATTACTGGCTTTTCATGATATCGGACCGAAAGCACCGGTCCATGTTCTGATCATTCCCAAGGTGCACATCCGTTCATTGAATGAATCGACCGATGCCGATACCGTCCTTCTTGGAAAGCTGTTAAGGAAGGCCGCCAGCCTGGCCGAAGAGCTCCAGATTGCGGGTCCGGGGTACAGGGTGGCCATCAATACAAACGAAGATGGCGGACAGTCGGTGTTTCATCTGCACGCCCACCTGATGGGAAAGCGCAAATTTTTATGGCCTCCGGGCTGA
- a CDS encoding glycogen synthase encodes MAKPVSVLYVSTEVSPFAKTGSLADVANALPMSLFNIGTEIRVVMPKYGFISERRSRLHEVIRLKDISVTLNGTERKINVRVGVLPDTRVQVYFIDNEEFFKRDSLYTNPKTQSDYEDNHVRFAFFAKSIFEMLKRLGWQPTIIHCNDWHTGLIPYYLKQYYRQDEFFSSMKTLFTVHTTAYQGIFASQGASEIDIAPDHQNEDVILQNGSLNFLKCGITQADFVSTISERYARDTAETPEVSNGLHPYFKKLSNHYTGISNGLDYKVWDPEKDKLIPANYSADHLSGKLECKKAIVEKLGLPFNESTPVVGIVTRMVDNKSIDLMIDVIPDLLAKDIQLVFMGQGEEKYQKVLESLKNRYPGRMGVTFTHDHQVSHMIFAGADIYLMPSKFENSAASHLSSLRYGTIPVVFPTGNLDDCIVDLKQSSVKTATGFKMAALTRESLIETVSLALETYGNRDKWNHLVRNAMAADFSWEKTAADYLALYKKLLKEK; translated from the coding sequence ATGGCTAAGCCTGTAAGTGTTCTTTATGTTTCCACAGAGGTGAGCCCGTTTGCCAAAACGGGAAGTCTCGCCGATGTTGCAAATGCCCTTCCCATGTCCTTATTCAACATCGGGACCGAGATTCGGGTGGTCATGCCCAAGTATGGATTTATCAGCGAACGCAGAAGCCGCCTGCATGAAGTGATCCGTCTGAAGGACATCAGCGTGACCCTGAACGGGACCGAGCGGAAGATCAACGTGCGGGTCGGAGTCCTTCCTGATACCCGGGTACAGGTCTACTTCATTGACAATGAAGAATTCTTCAAACGAGATTCTCTGTACACCAACCCGAAAACCCAATCGGATTACGAAGACAACCACGTCCGTTTTGCCTTTTTTGCAAAGAGCATCTTCGAAATGCTCAAACGTCTGGGCTGGCAACCCACCATCATTCACTGCAATGACTGGCACACCGGCCTGATCCCCTACTATCTGAAACAGTATTACCGTCAGGATGAGTTCTTCTCATCCATGAAAACCTTGTTTACGGTTCATACCACTGCCTACCAGGGTATTTTTGCTTCACAGGGTGCATCAGAGATTGATATTGCTCCCGACCACCAGAACGAAGATGTCATTCTTCAGAATGGAAGCCTGAATTTTCTGAAATGCGGCATTACCCAGGCCGATTTCGTTTCAACCATCAGTGAACGGTATGCACGGGATACAGCCGAAACCCCCGAGGTTTCCAATGGTCTTCATCCCTACTTTAAAAAACTGAGCAACCACTATACCGGCATTTCCAACGGTCTGGATTACAAAGTATGGGATCCTGAGAAGGACAAGCTGATCCCTGCCAATTACTCTGCTGATCACCTGTCGGGAAAACTGGAATGCAAAAAGGCCATCGTTGAGAAATTGGGACTTCCCTTTAACGAGTCCACTCCGGTGGTCGGAATCGTCACCAGAATGGTCGATAACAAGAGCATTGATCTGATGATCGACGTAATTCCCGACCTTCTGGCTAAGGACATTCAACTGGTTTTCATGGGACAGGGGGAAGAAAAGTACCAAAAGGTACTCGAATCCCTGAAAAACCGCTATCCCGGACGCATGGGCGTGACGTTTACTCATGACCATCAGGTGTCTCACATGATTTTTGCAGGCGCCGATATCTATCTCATGCCTTCCAAATTCGAGAACAGTGCAGCCAGTCATTTATCATCCCTGCGCTACGGAACCATTCCTGTGGTATTTCCGACCGGTAATCTCGATGATTGCATTGTGGATCTGAAACAATCTTCGGTCAAAACGGCTACCGGTTTCAAAATGGCTGCCCTGACCCGGGAAAGCCTCATTGAAACGGTTTCTCTTGCACTCGAAACCTATGGCAACCGTGATAAATGGAACCACCTGGTCCGTAATGCCATGGCAGCCGATTTCTCCTGGGAAAAAACGGCAGCCGACTATCTGGCATTGTATAAAAAATTGTTGAAGGAAAAGTGA
- a CDS encoding HAD family hydrolase, with translation MKPAIFLDRDGTLIEEVNFLHKPEQVRLTPGVVESIRKANQLSVPVIVVSNQSGVARGLFSEADVHKVHQHIDSLLGKEGARIDSWFFCPHYPLKDGSAYDRSCRCRKPGTGMFEEAAGRFPIHFGTSLMVGDKEMDILAGRSMGMRCALVETGYGRSLSTRIELTPSDYVFVNAGQAIRWFTDKLEAYEN, from the coding sequence GTGAAACCGGCCATTTTTCTGGACCGGGATGGCACCTTGATTGAAGAAGTGAATTTCCTTCACAAACCCGAGCAGGTCAGACTGACACCGGGTGTGGTTGAATCGATTCGTAAGGCCAATCAACTTTCTGTACCGGTTATTGTTGTATCGAATCAATCGGGAGTGGCCCGGGGACTCTTTTCCGAAGCGGATGTTCACAAAGTCCATCAGCATATCGATTCCCTGCTCGGAAAGGAAGGCGCACGCATCGATTCGTGGTTTTTCTGCCCCCACTATCCCCTCAAAGACGGATCTGCCTATGACCGCTCCTGCCGTTGCAGAAAACCAGGCACCGGCATGTTCGAAGAAGCCGCTGGCCGCTTTCCCATTCATTTCGGAACGAGTCTGATGGTCGGTGACAAAGAAATGGATATTCTGGCGGGAAGATCCATGGGAATGCGTTGTGCCCTGGTTGAAACTGGTTACGGACGTTCCCTGTCCACCCGAATTGAACTAACTCCCTCCGACTACGTCTTTGTCAATGCCGGACAGGCAATAAGATGGTTTACCGACAAATTAGAGGCTTATGAAAATTAG
- the rpiB gene encoding ribose 5-phosphate isomerase B: MIGIASDHAGVDLKSFLIADLSRTGQPIRDFGPSGTESVDYPDFAQSLCRELQSGQVSRGILICGSGIGMSIAANRFRGVRAALVWNRETAALSRQHNNSNILVLPARFLDKPTALDIVNIWLSTDFEGGRHTRRVEKIELPG, translated from the coding sequence ATGATCGGAATTGCCTCGGATCATGCCGGGGTTGACCTGAAATCTTTCCTGATAGCCGACCTTTCCCGGACCGGGCAACCGATCCGGGATTTTGGTCCATCAGGAACCGAGTCGGTTGATTATCCCGATTTTGCGCAATCACTCTGCCGTGAATTGCAATCTGGCCAAGTTTCACGCGGTATTCTGATTTGCGGAAGCGGCATCGGAATGAGTATTGCCGCCAACCGGTTCAGAGGAGTCCGCGCTGCGCTGGTATGGAATCGTGAAACTGCTGCTCTTTCACGTCAGCATAACAATTCAAATATTCTGGTTCTTCCCGCCCGCTTTCTGGATAAACCAACAGCACTCGACATTGTTAATATCTGGTTGTCCACCGATTTCGAAGGTGGACGTCATACCCGCCGGGTCGAAAAAATCGAACTTCCCGGTTAA
- a CDS encoding serine hydroxymethyltransferase: MSTLMSFDPELYKAIQGEITRQTEKIELIASENFVSRQVLEVAGSELTNKYAEGYPGKRYYGGCEWVDVAEDLARERLKKLFGAAYVNVQPHSGSQANMAVYFSLLQPGDTVLGLDLNHGGHLTHGSAVNFSGQLYKVVSYGVEETTGRINMESVRDQAIKHRPKMIIVGASAYSRDYDYETFRKIADEVGAFLWADIAHPAGLIATGRLKNPLPHCHIVTSTTHKTLRGPRGGIIMMGSDFENPFGITMPKSGRLKMMSEILDSKVMPGIQGGPLMHIIAAKAAAFHEALQPGFKTYTGALQANAATLAGAMVEKGYKIISGGTDNHLMLIDLRNKNITGKDAEIALGKAGITVNKNMVPFDTQSPFITSGIRLGTPAMTSRGFRQDHFKQVANWIDRAILSWQEDATLSKIKGEVADLCRTFPIHPEIG; the protein is encoded by the coding sequence ATGAGCACACTGATGAGTTTTGATCCGGAATTATATAAGGCCATACAGGGCGAAATCACCCGTCAGACCGAAAAAATCGAACTGATTGCCTCAGAGAATTTTGTTTCCAGACAGGTGCTGGAAGTGGCCGGAAGCGAGCTCACCAATAAGTATGCAGAGGGTTATCCTGGTAAACGGTACTATGGAGGCTGTGAGTGGGTAGATGTGGCCGAAGATCTGGCCCGTGAGCGTTTAAAAAAGCTGTTTGGTGCAGCCTATGTGAATGTTCAGCCCCATTCGGGAAGCCAGGCCAACATGGCCGTGTATTTTTCACTGCTTCAGCCAGGCGATACCGTGTTGGGCCTCGACCTGAATCATGGCGGCCATCTCACACACGGATCCGCCGTGAATTTTTCCGGACAGCTCTATAAAGTCGTCTCCTACGGTGTAGAAGAAACCACTGGCCGGATCAATATGGAGTCGGTGCGGGATCAGGCAATCAAACATCGCCCCAAAATGATCATTGTTGGGGCCAGCGCCTACTCCCGCGATTATGATTATGAGACCTTCAGGAAAATTGCCGACGAAGTGGGCGCCTTCCTCTGGGCCGATATTGCTCACCCCGCTGGTCTTATTGCAACCGGACGTCTTAAAAATCCGCTTCCCCATTGTCACATCGTGACCAGTACCACGCATAAGACTCTGAGAGGTCCACGTGGCGGAATCATCATGATGGGCTCCGATTTCGAGAATCCGTTTGGAATCACCATGCCCAAGAGTGGTCGTCTTAAAATGATGAGCGAAATTCTTGATTCGAAAGTAATGCCCGGAATTCAGGGCGGACCTCTGATGCATATCATTGCTGCAAAGGCAGCTGCCTTCCACGAGGCCCTTCAACCCGGATTCAAAACCTATACAGGTGCCCTTCAGGCCAATGCCGCAACATTGGCTGGTGCCATGGTTGAGAAGGGATATAAAATCATCTCGGGCGGAACCGATAACCACCTGATGCTGATCGATCTGCGGAATAAAAATATCACCGGCAAGGATGCCGAAATAGCCTTGGGAAAAGCAGGAATCACCGTTAACAAAAACATGGTTCCCTTCGATACTCAATCACCGTTTATTACCAGTGGTATCCGGCTTGGTACTCCTGCCATGACCTCCCGCGGTTTTCGTCAGGATCATTTTAAGCAGGTGGCTAACTGGATTGATCGGGCCATTCTTTCCTGGCAGGAAGATGCCACCCTTTCAAAAATCAAGGGTGAAGTGGCCGACCTCTGCCGCACTTTCCCGATTCATCCGGAGATCGGTTAA
- the tatC gene encoding twin-arginine translocase subunit TatC: MSQPQDQEQESGEQTGSFLTHLEALRWTLVRSFIALLVTSGVCFYFSDFIVNDILLRPLHQLSTPVMLQNLKPFGQIMLYLQVSFFSGLVLGIPYVLYEIWRFVYPALRQKEIKYIRSIVAFSSFCFLAGVAFAYFLIIPYSVQFFMSFGSPSIVNNLAADEYMSFIVQIMLASGLLFELPMVSYFLSHLGLLTPNFMKHYRRYAYFIVVVLAGIFTPPDVISQIFLVVPMMILYEISIVISAAIQKRKQAGLRSTT, encoded by the coding sequence ATGAGCCAGCCACAGGATCAGGAACAGGAATCGGGAGAACAGACCGGTTCCTTCCTCACTCATCTCGAGGCCCTGAGATGGACTCTTGTACGATCCTTTATTGCCCTTCTGGTAACCTCTGGGGTCTGTTTCTATTTTTCCGATTTTATTGTCAATGACATACTGCTAAGGCCACTGCATCAGCTTTCAACCCCTGTAATGCTGCAGAACCTGAAGCCTTTCGGGCAGATTATGCTTTACCTTCAGGTGTCATTTTTCTCTGGCCTTGTGCTGGGTATCCCCTATGTGCTCTATGAAATCTGGCGGTTTGTGTATCCTGCCCTGCGCCAGAAGGAAATTAAGTACATCCGGTCAATTGTTGCCTTCTCCAGTTTTTGTTTCCTGGCAGGGGTCGCTTTTGCATACTTCCTGATCATTCCCTACTCTGTCCAGTTTTTCATGTCCTTTGGTTCTCCCTCCATTGTAAACAATCTGGCAGCCGATGAGTACATGTCCTTTATTGTTCAGATTATGTTGGCCAGCGGATTGTTGTTCGAACTCCCGATGGTTTCCTATTTCCTCAGTCATCTGGGTCTGCTCACTCCCAACTTTATGAAACATTACCGGCGGTATGCCTACTTCATCGTGGTGGTACTGGCAGGAATATTCACCCCCCCAGATGTAATCTCACAGATTTTCCTGGTTGTGCCAATGATGATTCTTTACGAAATTTCGATTGTGATATCTGCTGCCATACAAAAACGGAAGCAGGCTGGTTTGCGGAGTACAACCTGA
- a CDS encoding polyprenyl synthetase family protein, protein MSSVSEILRPIEPELQEFHTRFSSYLESKSSLLEEIIRYILQQKGKRIRPALVLLSAKLTGGVNDRSYRGAILVELLHTATLVHDDVVDDADMRRAVPSINALWKNKVAVLIGDYLLSRGLLLSLDNGDYDQLTILSRAVRDMSEGELVQIEKSRMLNTTEEVYFKIIQGKTGSLISSGCEIGALSNTTSPEILERLRTIGSYLGIAFQIRDDLLDFTEGGTGKPAGLDLKEKKMTLPLIYALASSPADEQNRIRRKIRLAKKVADFEEIRQFIIDKNGIGYAHEVAGRYAQQATDELMKFPDSEARSAFTNLIRFIVNRSY, encoded by the coding sequence ATGAGTTCTGTTTCGGAAATATTACGACCTATCGAACCCGAACTGCAGGAATTTCATACCCGGTTCAGTTCCTATCTTGAGAGCAAATCTTCCCTGCTCGAAGAAATTATCCGGTACATCCTTCAGCAAAAGGGTAAGCGGATTCGTCCTGCACTGGTTCTCCTATCGGCAAAATTGACCGGAGGCGTGAATGACCGGTCTTACCGCGGTGCCATCCTGGTCGAGCTCCTTCATACTGCCACTCTTGTTCATGATGATGTGGTGGATGATGCCGATATGCGGCGCGCAGTCCCCAGTATCAACGCCCTATGGAAAAACAAAGTCGCCGTTCTGATCGGGGACTACCTGCTTTCCCGCGGATTGCTTCTTTCCCTTGACAACGGTGACTATGACCAGTTAACCATTCTAAGCCGGGCCGTCAGGGACATGTCTGAAGGTGAATTGGTTCAGATTGAAAAAAGCCGGATGCTGAACACAACCGAAGAAGTCTATTTTAAAATCATTCAGGGAAAAACCGGAAGCCTGATTTCCAGCGGATGTGAAATCGGGGCCCTCAGTAACACCACCTCACCCGAGATTCTGGAAAGACTGCGAACCATTGGAAGTTACCTGGGTATTGCGTTTCAGATACGCGATGACCTGCTCGATTTTACCGAAGGGGGAACCGGTAAGCCGGCCGGACTCGATCTGAAAGAAAAGAAAATGACCCTGCCACTCATTTATGCCCTGGCAAGTTCCCCTGCCGATGAGCAGAACCGGATCCGGCGAAAAATCCGGCTGGCAAAAAAGGTGGCCGATTTTGAAGAAATCCGTCAGTTTATCATCGATAAGAACGGAATCGGGTATGCACATGAGGTTGCAGGCAGGTATGCACAGCAGGCGACCGATGAACTGATGAAATTTCCGGACAGCGAGGCACGTTCTGCCTTCACAAACCTGATCCGGTTCATTGTAAACCGGTCCTACTGA